The following proteins are encoded in a genomic region of Bacillus sp. FJAT-22090:
- a CDS encoding DEAD/DEAH box helicase, with protein MIQPLSITKELPLKINVTENGNFRLISIGTSAEQWVPSLYINHRQSFFGLQAQIEENALIATPVEMMEIFSGKAHPFITFTGDNHDSNEWLRTFKEAATTWSSPDLWSQLNIDGVNIEVNAPLEEKGKILIANAVKQKLFQAGLTMEDVPSLVPFFQQGGWPIKSQATHPSLMVAIRLSEPDEFDDTWLLETVVRGKKSSVYWTPSFRKKTLPIKDALPDKWNTFSEYIAETQAKIFSLISSIDPSNLNIFFSSPLADEEVRVFLRDDLVKLQALGFEVILPAWLKAVKETKMRVKTIAQTANTYKTAAGLDEILKFNWSFSLNGQEISAEDFQTLVNENRSYIQAGNEWFRIDAAWMHEIRELMKKSEDENWTVKELLFREIPEEIALALDDDNDQSNEDPLFEFEMQKSLKSLMDQLSEKKGFPEIPISPNLLTTLRPYQQLGLDWLVFMRNDKFGACLADDMGLGKTVQLISYLLHVHEKDEQPTPSLIICPTSVLGNWQKELAKFAPSLKVQTHYGSGRTKEIDMTADVVITTFGTAMQDIESLEEIVWASVTLDEAQNIKNMHTKQSRAIRKLNGAHHIALTGTPVENRLSELWSIFDFIHKGYLGSFRKFQENYIVPIERDNSESIKHKLRVKIQPFLLRRTKQDPELLLNLPEKLEQREYCALTTEQAALYESLIQETVSKLDTLSGFEKKGLILKMLSKLKQLCNHPALYLKEPFDDAEDMLDRSEKLARIVTMAGEIAASGEQCLIFTQYIGMGHLLQHCLTELYDIDAPFLTGSMPKNQRDHLVEAFQAKEFPVFLLSLKAGGTGLNLTAASHVLHADRWWNPAVENQATDRAYRIGQTNFVHVHKFITIGTIEEKIDKLLVEKQALSEELIHSSQWITEMSDTDLKDLLTLSI; from the coding sequence ATGATACAACCTTTATCTATTACAAAAGAGCTGCCCTTGAAAATAAATGTGACAGAAAACGGGAACTTCCGCTTAATATCTATTGGTACATCAGCTGAACAATGGGTTCCTTCCTTATATATCAATCATCGCCAAAGTTTTTTTGGACTGCAGGCACAAATCGAAGAGAATGCTCTGATTGCAACTCCTGTTGAAATGATGGAGATTTTCTCAGGGAAAGCCCATCCTTTTATAACGTTTACAGGTGATAATCATGATTCTAATGAGTGGCTTCGAACTTTTAAAGAAGCGGCAACTACTTGGTCATCTCCTGATTTATGGAGCCAGCTTAATATTGATGGAGTTAACATTGAAGTAAATGCACCTCTCGAGGAAAAAGGAAAAATACTTATTGCAAATGCTGTCAAACAAAAGCTTTTTCAAGCAGGACTGACAATGGAAGATGTCCCATCGCTTGTTCCTTTCTTCCAGCAAGGTGGATGGCCAATTAAATCACAGGCTACTCATCCAAGCTTAATGGTGGCTATACGGTTATCTGAACCAGATGAATTTGATGACACATGGTTGTTGGAAACAGTAGTTCGTGGCAAAAAGAGCAGTGTGTATTGGACACCTTCCTTTCGGAAAAAAACTTTGCCAATTAAGGATGCTTTACCAGATAAATGGAATACTTTTAGTGAATATATTGCAGAGACACAAGCTAAAATTTTCTCGCTCATATCTTCTATTGACCCATCTAACTTAAACATATTCTTTTCTTCCCCATTGGCAGATGAGGAAGTACGTGTCTTCCTTAGAGATGACCTAGTGAAATTACAGGCGCTTGGATTCGAGGTTATCCTTCCGGCTTGGTTGAAAGCAGTGAAAGAAACAAAAATGCGTGTAAAAACCATTGCTCAAACAGCAAATACTTACAAAACGGCTGCTGGTCTCGATGAGATCCTAAAATTTAACTGGAGCTTTTCTTTAAATGGGCAGGAAATATCTGCAGAGGATTTTCAAACGCTAGTGAATGAAAATCGTTCTTATATTCAAGCAGGCAATGAATGGTTCCGTATTGATGCAGCATGGATGCATGAAATCAGAGAACTCATGAAGAAATCGGAGGATGAAAACTGGACGGTTAAAGAGCTTTTATTCCGAGAGATTCCCGAAGAAATTGCACTTGCATTAGATGATGATAATGATCAGTCAAATGAAGATCCTTTATTCGAATTTGAAATGCAAAAGTCTCTGAAATCATTGATGGATCAGTTATCAGAGAAAAAAGGATTTCCTGAAATCCCGATCTCGCCAAATTTGTTGACAACATTGCGTCCTTACCAACAGCTTGGTCTTGACTGGCTAGTGTTTATGCGAAACGATAAATTCGGAGCTTGTTTGGCCGATGATATGGGACTTGGGAAAACAGTACAGCTAATCTCATACTTATTGCATGTACATGAAAAGGATGAACAGCCAACTCCGTCTCTTATCATCTGCCCTACATCTGTCCTTGGAAACTGGCAAAAAGAGCTTGCAAAGTTTGCACCATCTTTAAAAGTACAGACACATTATGGATCTGGCCGTACGAAAGAAATTGATATGACAGCGGATGTTGTCATCACGACTTTTGGTACTGCTATGCAAGATATTGAGTCTTTGGAAGAAATCGTGTGGGCTAGTGTCACACTGGATGAGGCTCAAAATATTAAAAACATGCATACAAAACAATCACGTGCCATTCGTAAACTGAATGGTGCACACCATATTGCGCTAACTGGAACACCTGTTGAGAATAGATTGTCTGAGCTTTGGTCTATTTTCGATTTTATTCATAAAGGGTACTTAGGCTCTTTCCGTAAGTTCCAAGAAAATTATATTGTACCGATTGAGCGCGATAATTCAGAATCCATTAAGCATAAGTTACGTGTAAAAATCCAACCGTTCTTACTAAGAAGAACGAAGCAAGATCCTGAATTACTTCTTAACTTGCCTGAAAAACTGGAGCAACGGGAATATTGTGCGTTAACTACTGAGCAGGCTGCTCTATATGAATCGCTTATACAAGAAACGGTTAGTAAACTTGATACGCTCAGCGGCTTTGAGAAAAAAGGACTTATATTGAAAATGCTAAGCAAGCTTAAACAGCTATGTAATCATCCTGCCCTTTATTTAAAAGAGCCATTTGATGATGCAGAAGATATGCTCGATCGTTCCGAAAAACTTGCACGTATTGTGACAATGGCGGGAGAAATCGCCGCTAGTGGAGAGCAGTGTTTAATCTTTACTCAATATATTGGAATGGGCCACTTGTTGCAGCATTGCCTGACAGAGCTATATGATATTGATGCTCCGTTCTTAACAGGCAGTATGCCAAAAAATCAACGTGACCATCTTGTTGAAGCGTTCCAAGCTAAAGAGTTTCCAGTCTTTCTTTTATCATTAAAAGCAGGTGGAACTGGATTAAATTTAACCGCAGCAAGCCATGTATTGCACGCCGATCGCTGGTGGAATCCGGCTGTTGAAAATCAAGCAACTGACCGTGCTTACCGTATCGGACAAACGAACTTTGTTCATGTGCATAAATTTATTACAATCGGTACAATTGAAGAAAAAATAGACAAACTTCTTGTTGAAAA
- a CDS encoding S41 family peptidase, with translation MKRFSGFAIILLIFSILVAPVSAFGAPLDEVKQIVREDYKGEVPTNLQSATSIDDIMNQLDPYSTYFTKEEYEKYTNSINNTTTGIGVVIEEHEKGIQVVSTFDGGAADGADIVSGDIILEVNGTSTEKMSIQQASSLITGKEGTKVQLTVLKETNKKESYTLTRKKFHVPVVTKKLLYGNTGYIAINSFSENGAKLVQDAKNALQKQGATSFILDLTNNGGGYVPTAEELIGLFPNSPHAYYLETRGPSGLVESVKHASLFPKNTKVLVNGYSASASEMTAAALLDQKSAKLYGQKTYGKGTMQTFYELSDGSFLKLTVASFTGPKGTIINKTGVTPNVVTEAGKELSQAHLDTILETNKTYKKIRTLSNIPATKEFTVTFSKEIKDNKDQKNIELVKLGETNGVPITIKQKSSKQFVVKPNAPLDKGAAYLLLIHPNFQPKNGTAMKNGAYVEVTVQP, from the coding sequence ATGAAGAGGTTTTCTGGTTTTGCAATTATTCTATTAATTTTTAGTATATTGGTTGCTCCAGTTTCCGCTTTTGGTGCTCCACTTGATGAAGTGAAGCAAATTGTGCGTGAGGATTATAAGGGAGAAGTTCCGACTAATCTGCAAAGCGCCACTTCGATTGATGACATTATGAATCAATTGGATCCTTATTCTACATATTTTACAAAGGAAGAATACGAAAAGTACACAAACTCCATCAACAATACGACAACTGGAATAGGTGTTGTTATTGAAGAGCATGAAAAAGGGATTCAGGTTGTTAGCACGTTTGATGGTGGAGCAGCTGATGGTGCTGATATTGTATCGGGAGACATTATTTTAGAGGTGAACGGTACTTCTACTGAAAAAATGTCTATACAGCAAGCCTCATCGCTCATTACAGGTAAAGAAGGAACGAAGGTTCAATTAACCGTTTTAAAAGAAACGAATAAAAAAGAATCGTATACGTTAACACGCAAAAAATTCCATGTACCTGTTGTGACAAAGAAGTTGCTTTATGGAAACACAGGCTATATCGCAATTAATTCATTCTCCGAAAATGGGGCAAAACTCGTTCAAGATGCAAAGAATGCATTGCAAAAGCAGGGTGCTACTTCATTTATTCTTGACTTAACAAATAATGGCGGGGGGTATGTGCCTACTGCTGAGGAACTTATTGGTTTATTCCCAAATAGCCCTCACGCGTATTATCTTGAAACGAGAGGTCCTTCTGGGCTTGTGGAATCTGTAAAGCATGCGTCCTTATTTCCTAAAAATACAAAGGTTCTTGTAAATGGCTATAGCGCAAGTGCTTCTGAAATGACGGCAGCCGCTTTACTGGACCAAAAATCTGCAAAACTTTATGGTCAAAAAACGTATGGAAAAGGAACGATGCAGACATTTTATGAGTTGTCAGATGGATCATTCTTGAAGTTGACAGTAGCATCTTTTACTGGACCAAAAGGAACAATTATCAATAAAACAGGTGTCACTCCAAATGTTGTGACGGAAGCAGGAAAGGAGCTTTCCCAAGCGCATTTAGACACAATTTTAGAAACAAATAAAACGTATAAAAAAATTCGTACGCTTTCGAACATACCAGCAACAAAAGAATTTACAGTTACCTTTTCGAAAGAAATAAAAGACAATAAGGACCAAAAGAATATTGAGTTAGTAAAGCTTGGTGAAACCAACGGCGTGCCTATAACGATTAAACAAAAATCATCCAAGCAGTTCGTTGTAAAACCAAATGCACCATTAGATAAAGGAGCAGCATACTTACTACTCATCCATCCTAATTTTCAACCGAAAAATGGGACAGCGATGAAAAACGGTGCTTATGTGGAAGTAACTGTTCAACCATAG
- a CDS encoding flagellin N-terminal helical domain-containing protein codes for MFGMWNSTGLSIIRNMNAQWAIANKSMERITSGYRINRAADDPAGLAISEKMRAQIRGLGQAARNIQDGISLVQTAEGALNETHSILQRMRELSVQAANDTLTDNDREQLGIEFEELKKEITRISTDTEFNTKKLLDGSQSSLKIQAGANAGQHIELTFGNMGAVSIGGNDLSISTREKADEAIGELDKAINKVSSERSRMGAYTNRLEHAYNNAVNMEENLTAAESRIRDADIAKEMMALTKANILMQAGQYVLRLHMQQAQSILQLLKQ; via the coding sequence ATGTTTGGAATGTGGAATTCTACTGGGTTGTCGATAATAAGAAACATGAACGCCCAGTGGGCAATTGCAAATAAGTCCATGGAGCGAATAACTTCTGGATACCGTATTAATCGTGCTGCAGATGATCCTGCAGGTCTAGCTATATCCGAGAAAATGAGAGCGCAGATTCGTGGACTCGGACAAGCAGCAAGAAATATTCAAGATGGGATATCACTTGTTCAAACAGCAGAAGGTGCGTTAAATGAAACCCACTCCATCTTACAAAGAATGCGAGAGCTTAGTGTCCAAGCTGCAAATGATACGCTAACAGACAATGATCGAGAACAACTAGGCATCGAATTTGAGGAATTAAAAAAAGAAATTACTAGAATATCTACAGATACCGAATTTAATACGAAAAAGCTACTCGATGGCTCTCAAAGTTCATTAAAAATTCAAGCAGGAGCAAATGCAGGACAACACATCGAGCTAACTTTTGGAAATATGGGAGCGGTAAGCATAGGGGGTAATGATCTTTCGATTTCAACAAGAGAAAAAGCAGATGAAGCGATTGGAGAACTAGATAAAGCGATTAATAAAGTGTCTAGTGAACGTTCGCGCATGGGTGCATATACGAATCGACTGGAACATGCATATAATAACGCGGTAAATATGGAAGAAAATCTAACAGCAGCAGAGTCTCGTATACGAGATGCCGACATCGCAAAAGAAATGATGGCGTTAACAAAAGCTAATATCTTAATGCAAGCAGGCCAATATGTGCTAAGACTCCACATGCAACAAGCCCAATCTATCTTGCAACTATTAAAACAATAG
- a CDS encoding helix-turn-helix domain-containing protein, which translates to MPFHEHIREYREQLEITQIEAAERLGIDHSVLSKYELGKLAIPLDLLPDIRRVYAIPKEKFIDMLEDKLGKSRNPGLEARENKMRYAAALQNEYMPYIMNSKEFRLFMSKLNALDKKEAKKLLTEAIKNN; encoded by the coding sequence ATGCCTTTTCATGAACATATTCGTGAATATCGGGAACAATTAGAAATCACACAAATCGAAGCAGCTGAGCGTTTAGGCATTGATCATTCCGTTTTATCTAAATATGAATTAGGTAAATTGGCGATTCCCCTCGATTTATTGCCAGACATTCGAAGAGTTTATGCTATTCCTAAGGAAAAATTTATAGATATGCTGGAAGACAAACTTGGTAAAAGTAGAAATCCTGGCTTAGAGGCAAGAGAAAACAAGATGCGTTATGCTGCTGCTCTACAAAATGAATACATGCCATACATTATGAATTCAAAAGAGTTTCGACTTTTTATGTCTAAATTAAATGCTTTAGACAAGAAAGAAGCGAAGAAACTTTTAACTGAAGCTATAAAAAATAATTAA